A genomic region of Halomonas aestuarii contains the following coding sequences:
- the nhaD gene encoding sodium:proton antiporter NhaD, producing the protein MLTLTRPQHRPRHSARMPGLLMLALLTLLASPLAQASAGPLALTNSLYGFTAVTLFILAYALVMAEEQLHMRKSKPVLVAAGLIWTLIGWVYVQAGLPNEAEEAFRDTLLEYSELLLFLLVAMTYINAMEERRVFDALRSWMVRKGFSYRSLFWITGILAFCISAIANNLTTAMLMCAVVLKVAEGDKRFIGLCCINIVIASNAGGTFSPFGDITTLMVWQAGMVEFNQFLDLLVPALVNYLLPALIMSAFIKNRHPDSLKEDVWLKRGARRIIFLFLFTVANAVACHTLLNLPPVLGMMTGLGLLQFFGYFLRRTLPRSLERKRTRYTQRGDWKKLEQLGSVVPFDVFTRIARSEWDTLLFFYGVVMCVGGLGFMGYLSLLSHTLYGGWDPVWANVVLGVISAVVDNIPVMFAVLSMEPDMSIGNWLLITLTAGVGGSLLSVGSAAGVALMGQARGNYTFATHLRWAPVIALGYAASITVHLWLNADSFRVLG; encoded by the coding sequence ATGCTGACGCTCACACGACCACAGCACAGGCCCAGGCACAGCGCCCGGATGCCTGGTCTTCTCATGCTTGCCCTGTTGACCCTGCTGGCCAGCCCCCTGGCCCAGGCCTCCGCCGGGCCTCTGGCGCTCACCAATTCCCTCTACGGCTTCACCGCCGTGACGCTGTTCATCCTCGCCTACGCCCTGGTGATGGCCGAGGAACAGCTGCACATGCGCAAGTCGAAGCCGGTGCTGGTCGCCGCGGGCCTGATCTGGACGCTGATCGGCTGGGTCTACGTGCAGGCGGGCCTGCCCAACGAGGCCGAGGAGGCCTTCCGGGACACCCTGCTGGAATACAGCGAACTGCTGCTCTTCCTGCTGGTGGCGATGACCTACATCAACGCCATGGAGGAGCGCCGAGTCTTCGATGCACTGCGTTCCTGGATGGTGCGCAAGGGCTTCAGCTATCGCTCGCTGTTCTGGATCACCGGTATCCTGGCATTCTGCATCTCGGCCATCGCCAACAACCTGACCACGGCGATGCTGATGTGCGCCGTGGTGCTAAAGGTCGCCGAGGGCGACAAGCGCTTCATCGGCCTGTGCTGCATCAACATCGTCATCGCCTCCAATGCCGGGGGCACCTTCAGCCCCTTCGGCGACATCACCACCCTGATGGTCTGGCAGGCCGGCATGGTGGAGTTCAACCAGTTCCTCGACCTGCTGGTGCCCGCCCTGGTCAACTACCTGCTGCCGGCGCTGATCATGAGCGCCTTCATCAAGAACCGTCATCCCGATTCGCTGAAGGAGGACGTGTGGCTCAAGCGCGGGGCCCGACGCATCATCTTCCTGTTCCTGTTCACCGTGGCCAACGCCGTGGCCTGCCACACCCTACTGAACCTGCCGCCGGTACTCGGCATGATGACGGGCCTCGGCCTGCTGCAGTTCTTCGGCTACTTCCTGCGCCGCACCCTGCCCCGCTCGCTCGAGCGCAAGCGCACCCGCTACACCCAGCGCGGCGACTGGAAGAAGCTCGAGCAGCTCGGCAGCGTGGTGCCCTTCGACGTCTTCACCCGGATCGCCCGCTCCGAGTGGGACACCCTGCTGTTCTTCTACGGGGTGGTGATGTGCGTCGGAGGCCTGGGCTTCATGGGCTACCTCAGCCTGCTCTCCCACACCCTCTATGGGGGCTGGGACCCGGTCTGGGCCAATGTCGTGCTGGGCGTGATCTCGGCGGTAGTCGACAACATCCCGGTGATGTTCGCCGTGCTCTCGATGGAGCCGGACATGTCGATCGGCAACTGGCTGCTGATCACCCTGACCGCCGGCGTCGGCGGCAGCCTGCTCTCGGTCGGCTCCGCCGCAGGGGTGGCGCTGATGGGCCAGGCGCGGGGCAACTACACCTTCGCCACCCACCTGCGCTGGGCCCCGGTCATCGCCCTGGGGTACGCGGCCAGCATCACCGTGCACCTCTGGTTGAACGCAGACAGCTTCCGGGTCCTCGGGTGA
- a CDS encoding CBS domain-containing protein has product MTALSPSPVQPVAQHSRPTIATPETLILDADSPAMMVLTDFARISPQTVDGDRPVDEAPQRMVSGGVRLLLVVDDEGRCSGVLPAREVIGGRRITLAMQQHNIAREDVTAGMIQTPLDKTPTLTLEALASMSIGDLVRALKSFGEQHLLVTEPTSRQGERIRGVISAADIARVLGHRPGGLPEARSFADICKVVLGHEL; this is encoded by the coding sequence ATGACAGCCCTATCCCCCTCCCCGGTTCAGCCTGTCGCGCAGCACTCTCGCCCGACCATCGCCACGCCCGAGACGCTGATCCTGGACGCCGACAGCCCGGCCATGATGGTGCTCACCGACTTCGCCCGCATCTCCCCGCAGACCGTCGACGGCGACCGGCCGGTCGACGAGGCCCCGCAGCGGATGGTCAGTGGCGGCGTCCGCCTGCTGCTGGTGGTGGACGACGAGGGACGCTGCAGCGGCGTGCTGCCCGCCCGCGAGGTGATCGGTGGCCGCCGGATCACGCTGGCCATGCAGCAGCACAACATCGCCCGTGAGGACGTCACCGCCGGCATGATCCAGACGCCGCTGGACAAGACCCCGACCCTGACCCTGGAGGCCCTGGCCTCGATGAGCATCGGCGACCTGGTCAGGGCGCTGAAGAGCTTCGGTGAGCAGCACCTGCTGGTGACCGAGCCGACCTCGCGCCAGGGAGAGCGCATCCGCGGGGTGATCTCGGCCGCCGACATCGCCCGCGTGCTCGGCCATCGTCCGGGCGGGCTGCCCGAGGCGAGAAGCTTCGCCGACATCTGCAAGGTGGTGCTCGGCCACGAGCTGTGA
- a CDS encoding erythromycin esterase family protein yields MTTPLACVRDLATRLDGRTSDHDALLAQVGDRPFVLLGEASHGTAEFYRLRAAITRRLIEEQGFEAVLVEADWPDALRLDRYVRGGGEDSLAEAFEDFQRFPHWMWCNHEVRDFIGWLRQYNARQPLAKKAGFHGMDLYSLHRSAEAVIEYLEGVDPEQAEVARRGYACLDHRGDPFHYGRNVAFGLSPSCERASVGLQVRLMEKASAYLAADGRRAVDAQFFAEQNARVVVNAEAYYRAMFGTRVDTWNLRDDHMTETLAELHDHLRRQGGAGRVVVWAHNSHLGDARATEMGWGQGQHNVGQLARQRFGAERVLLVGFTTHTGHVTAARDWDGPAEHRWVRPSLEGSVERLFHQSGLDRFYLPLLSGRAEPLKAHRLERAIGVIYRPETERGSHYFQACLSDQFDALYHLDETTAVEPLAPGASWQREAIPDTYPFGV; encoded by the coding sequence ATGACTACCCCCCTTGCCTGTGTGCGGGATCTGGCCACCCGGCTGGACGGCCGCACGAGCGACCATGATGCGCTGCTGGCGCAGGTCGGCGACCGGCCCTTCGTGCTGCTCGGCGAGGCCTCCCACGGCACGGCCGAGTTCTATCGCCTGCGCGCCGCGATCACCCGGCGGCTGATAGAGGAGCAGGGCTTCGAGGCGGTGCTGGTGGAGGCCGACTGGCCCGATGCCCTGCGCCTGGATCGCTACGTGCGAGGCGGCGGCGAGGACTCCCTCGCCGAGGCCTTCGAGGACTTCCAGCGCTTTCCCCACTGGATGTGGTGCAACCATGAGGTGCGCGACTTCATCGGCTGGCTGCGCCAGTACAACGCCCGCCAGCCCCTGGCGAAGAAGGCGGGTTTCCACGGCATGGACCTCTACAGCCTGCACCGCTCGGCGGAGGCGGTGATCGAGTACCTGGAGGGCGTCGACCCCGAGCAGGCCGAGGTCGCCCGCCGGGGCTACGCCTGTCTCGACCATCGCGGCGACCCCTTCCACTATGGCCGCAACGTGGCCTTCGGCCTGAGCCCCTCCTGCGAACGGGCGTCCGTGGGGCTGCAGGTCCGGTTGATGGAGAAGGCCTCAGCCTACCTGGCGGCGGACGGGCGCCGGGCGGTGGACGCGCAGTTCTTCGCCGAGCAGAACGCCCGGGTGGTGGTCAATGCCGAGGCCTACTACCGCGCCATGTTCGGCACCCGGGTGGATACCTGGAACCTGCGCGACGACCACATGACCGAGACCCTCGCCGAGCTGCACGACCACCTGCGCCGCCAGGGAGGTGCGGGCAGGGTGGTGGTGTGGGCCCACAACTCCCACCTGGGCGACGCCCGGGCCACCGAGATGGGCTGGGGCCAGGGGCAGCACAACGTCGGCCAGCTGGCGCGCCAGCGCTTCGGTGCCGAGCGGGTGCTGCTGGTGGGCTTCACCACGCACACCGGCCATGTCACCGCCGCCCGGGACTGGGACGGGCCGGCCGAGCACCGCTGGGTACGCCCTTCACTCGAGGGCAGCGTCGAGCGCCTCTTCCACCAGAGCGGGCTCGACCGCTTCTACCTGCCGCTCCTGTCGGGCCGGGCGGAGCCCCTGAAGGCGCACCGGCTGGAGCGGGCGATCGGGGTGATCTACCGCCCGGAGACGGAGCGGGGCAGCCACTACTTCCAGGCCTGCCTGTCCGACCAGTTCGATGCCCTCTACCACCTGGACGAGACCACGGCCGTCGAGCCGCTGGCGCCGGGCGCGAGCTGGCAGCGCGAGGCCATCCCCGACACCTATCCCTTCGGGGTGTGA
- a CDS encoding mandelate racemase/muconate lactonizing enzyme family protein yields MRITHLVAYTGELHYDGTAYAFAGGRSYQRFTSTVVVLTTDEGLTGVGEVCPCGPSYMPAFAGGLPACLEELAPHLIGEDPRHVTRLAGIMDRALNGHAYAKAAIDLACWDLLGKAASLPVHVLLGGRLMETMPLHRIVPLAEPEAMANSLAAYREAGFRHFQVKLGHEVEDDIAMMRVLAEGRPPGEVWVGDINGAWRRDQAARFSRALSDLDLILEQPCASYEECLSFRRRSHHPVKLDESLTSLADVQRALRDDAMDAMALKVSKFGGLTPSRVIRDLCVAAGIPMTIEDAWGSGIATAAYAQLAASTPAPCLLNTTDLHRYNTTQLAHGAPAVSRGTMTVSDRPGLGVEPDFSQLTGPIMEHG; encoded by the coding sequence ATGCGCATTACCCACCTGGTGGCCTACACCGGCGAGCTTCACTACGACGGCACGGCCTACGCCTTCGCCGGAGGGCGCTCCTACCAGCGGTTCACCAGCACCGTGGTGGTGCTCACCACCGATGAGGGCCTGACCGGCGTCGGCGAGGTGTGCCCCTGCGGCCCGAGCTACATGCCCGCCTTCGCCGGGGGCCTGCCCGCCTGCCTGGAGGAACTCGCACCCCACCTCATCGGCGAGGACCCCCGCCATGTCACACGCCTGGCCGGGATCATGGACCGGGCGCTCAATGGACACGCCTATGCCAAGGCCGCCATCGACCTGGCCTGCTGGGACCTGCTGGGCAAGGCGGCGAGCCTGCCCGTGCACGTGCTGCTGGGCGGACGGCTCATGGAGACGATGCCGCTGCATCGCATCGTCCCGCTGGCAGAGCCCGAGGCGATGGCGAATTCCCTTGCCGCCTACCGCGAGGCGGGCTTCCGCCACTTCCAGGTCAAGCTGGGCCATGAGGTGGAGGACGACATCGCGATGATGCGGGTGCTGGCCGAGGGCCGGCCGCCGGGCGAGGTCTGGGTGGGCGACATCAACGGCGCCTGGCGCCGCGACCAGGCGGCGCGCTTCTCCCGGGCGCTGTCGGATCTGGACCTGATCCTGGAGCAGCCCTGCGCGAGCTATGAGGAGTGCCTGTCGTTTCGCCGGCGCTCGCACCACCCCGTCAAGCTCGACGAGAGCCTGACCAGCCTCGCGGACGTGCAGCGGGCGCTGCGCGACGATGCCATGGACGCCATGGCGCTGAAGGTCAGCAAGTTCGGCGGCCTGACGCCCTCCCGGGTCATCCGCGACCTCTGCGTCGCGGCGGGCATCCCGATGACCATCGAGGACGCCTGGGGCAGCGGTATCGCCACCGCCGCCTATGCCCAGCTGGCGGCCAGCACCCCCGCGCCCTGCCTGCTCAACACCACCGACCTGCACCGCTACAACACCACCCAGCTCGCCCACGGCGCCCCGGCGGTCAGCCGCGGCACCATGACGGTGAGCGACCGCCCGGGGCTCGGCGTCGAGCCGGACTTCAGCCAGCTCACGGGCCCCATCATGGAACACGGCTGA
- a CDS encoding efflux RND transporter permease subunit, translating to MSRRRGLIGFFVHHRVAANLIMLVMLLGGALGLSRMNIQFFPSFALDVVSVRTVWSGASAEDIEQGITIPLEQRLRSIDGLKRMTSTSAQGVSSITLEFTEGSDPILALDDVRQQVDQFTNLPADAEAPRVARAARYEPVARLLVHGEVTPEELRHLANRYEDQLLQAGIDRVEINGLPEQQISIEVPAERLQGLQLSLGEIAERIEAMSRDLPAGLLGQQDSTRELRAVEQRRDPMAFADLPVLSGERVQLRLGDIATIRQEAREGSVTLSRDGHPAVELMLQRSEDGNSLAAADVLNRWLDETRPQMPPSVELEVHDETWQLIAERIWLLISNGLGGLALVLLLLYFFLPARVALWVAVGIPTAFLAAMAVFWGIGGSINMISLFALIMALGVIVDDAIVVGEDADAHFRMGEPARHASEGAARRMLWPVVASSLTTVAAFMPLLLVGGVIGNILGDIPVIMICVLVASLLECFVVLPAHLRNAFVPGKAPRRHLLSRPRERFESAFDRFREGPFRCFSALTLRHRGATLASAMAVVLFTLGLLAGGRLEFNFFPTPEPNILYANASFVAGTDRGRVDALLTRMQHALDETEEALGGDLVQHAVTRHGATISSGQQGRSGDNVGSMMVELTASDDRDVRNAEFIRAWRSRMAEPAGLENLTINERASGPPGKDVNIRLTGESAGDLKAAAESLSRSLRELPGVLDTEDDMPWGREQLIYRVNAHGEALGLTTLDLGRQLRAAFDGRLVQIYQDGDDEIEVRVLLPREQRERLATLSRLTVRVPDGRFVPMDQVMALDHRQGFEALRHADGRLAVEVTAELDSEVTNAERVLDALSEEVLPTLASTHRLRYSFEGRAADQRETFADMRTGLIIGLGLMYVVLAWVFASWSLPLIVMAIIPLALVGALLGHWALGLNLTMLSLFGLFGLSGIVVNNAIILVAFYRHQRQKGLAIDTALNEAVVQRVRAVLLTSLTTIGGLLPLLFETSLQAQFLIPMAVSIAFGLAFSTLLVLAVIPVLLSYLERLRERFGHTGQEATAPGSG from the coding sequence ATGAGTCGCCGGCGTGGCCTGATCGGCTTCTTCGTCCACCACCGGGTCGCCGCCAACCTCATCATGCTGGTGATGCTGCTCGGCGGGGCGCTGGGCCTGTCGCGCATGAACATCCAGTTCTTCCCCTCCTTCGCCCTGGACGTGGTCAGCGTGCGCACGGTGTGGAGCGGCGCCTCGGCGGAGGACATCGAGCAGGGCATCACCATCCCCCTCGAGCAGCGACTGCGCAGCATCGACGGCCTGAAGCGGATGACCTCCACCTCGGCCCAGGGCGTCTCCAGCATCACCCTGGAGTTCACCGAGGGCAGCGACCCCATCCTGGCCCTGGACGATGTCCGCCAGCAGGTCGACCAGTTCACCAACCTGCCGGCGGACGCCGAGGCGCCCCGGGTGGCCCGGGCGGCCCGCTACGAGCCGGTGGCCCGGCTGCTGGTGCATGGCGAGGTCACCCCGGAGGAGCTGCGCCACCTGGCCAACCGCTACGAGGACCAGCTCTTGCAGGCGGGCATCGACCGGGTGGAGATCAACGGCCTGCCCGAGCAGCAGATAAGCATCGAGGTCCCGGCGGAGCGCCTGCAGGGGCTGCAGCTGAGCCTCGGCGAGATCGCCGAGCGGATCGAGGCGATGTCGCGGGACCTGCCGGCGGGTCTGCTCGGCCAGCAGGACAGCACCCGCGAGCTGCGCGCCGTGGAGCAGCGCCGCGACCCCATGGCCTTCGCCGACCTGCCGGTACTCAGCGGCGAGCGGGTGCAGCTGCGCCTGGGCGACATCGCCACCATCCGTCAGGAGGCGCGCGAGGGGTCGGTGACCCTGAGCCGCGACGGCCACCCGGCGGTGGAGCTGATGCTGCAGCGAAGCGAGGACGGCAACTCCCTGGCTGCCGCCGACGTGCTCAACCGCTGGCTCGACGAGACCCGGCCGCAGATGCCGCCCTCGGTGGAGCTCGAGGTCCACGACGAGACCTGGCAGCTGATCGCCGAGCGCATCTGGCTGTTGATCAGCAACGGCCTGGGCGGCCTCGCGCTGGTGCTGCTGCTGCTCTACTTCTTCCTGCCCGCGCGGGTGGCGCTGTGGGTCGCCGTCGGCATTCCCACCGCCTTCCTGGCGGCCATGGCGGTGTTCTGGGGGATCGGCGGGTCGATCAACATGATCTCGCTTTTCGCCCTGATCATGGCGCTCGGGGTAATCGTCGACGATGCCATCGTGGTGGGCGAGGACGCCGACGCCCACTTCCGCATGGGCGAGCCCGCCCGCCACGCCTCCGAGGGGGCCGCCCGGCGCATGCTCTGGCCCGTGGTCGCCTCGTCGCTGACCACGGTGGCCGCCTTCATGCCGCTGCTGCTGGTGGGCGGGGTGATCGGCAACATCCTCGGCGACATCCCGGTGATCATGATCTGCGTGCTGGTTGCCTCGTTGCTGGAGTGCTTCGTGGTGCTGCCGGCCCACCTGCGCAACGCCTTCGTGCCGGGCAAGGCGCCGCGTCGCCACCTGCTGTCGCGGCCCCGCGAGCGCTTCGAGTCGGCGTTCGATCGCTTCCGCGAAGGGCCCTTTCGGTGCTTCTCGGCGCTGACCCTGCGCCATCGCGGGGCCACCCTGGCCTCGGCGATGGCGGTGGTGCTCTTCACCCTGGGCCTGCTGGCCGGCGGTCGCCTGGAGTTCAACTTCTTCCCCACGCCGGAACCCAACATCCTCTACGCCAACGCCAGCTTCGTGGCCGGCACCGACCGCGGCCGCGTCGACGCGCTGCTCACGCGGATGCAGCACGCCCTGGACGAGACCGAGGAGGCGCTGGGCGGCGACCTGGTGCAGCACGCCGTGACCCGCCACGGGGCGACCATCTCCAGCGGCCAGCAGGGGCGAAGCGGCGACAACGTCGGCTCGATGATGGTGGAGCTCACCGCCTCCGACGACCGTGACGTGCGCAACGCCGAGTTCATCCGCGCCTGGCGTTCGCGGATGGCCGAGCCCGCGGGCCTGGAGAACCTGACCATCAACGAGCGGGCCTCGGGGCCCCCCGGCAAGGACGTCAACATCCGCCTGACCGGCGAGTCGGCCGGCGACCTCAAGGCCGCCGCGGAATCGCTCTCCCGTTCGCTGCGCGAGCTGCCCGGCGTGCTCGACACCGAGGACGACATGCCCTGGGGGCGCGAACAGCTCATCTATCGGGTCAATGCCCACGGCGAGGCCCTGGGGCTGACCACCCTCGACCTGGGCCGGCAGCTCCGGGCGGCCTTCGACGGCCGACTGGTGCAGATCTACCAGGACGGGGACGACGAGATCGAGGTGCGGGTGCTGCTGCCCCGGGAGCAGCGCGAGCGGCTCGCGACCCTCTCGCGGCTCACGGTGCGCGTCCCCGACGGGCGCTTCGTGCCGATGGACCAGGTCATGGCCCTCGACCATCGCCAGGGCTTCGAGGCGCTGCGCCATGCCGATGGCCGCCTGGCGGTGGAGGTCACCGCCGAGCTCGACAGCGAGGTCACCAACGCCGAGCGGGTGCTCGACGCCCTCTCCGAGGAGGTGCTGCCGACGCTGGCCAGTACCCACCGGCTGCGCTACAGCTTCGAGGGACGCGCCGCCGACCAGCGCGAGACCTTCGCCGACATGCGCACCGGGCTGATCATCGGCCTGGGCCTGATGTACGTGGTGCTGGCCTGGGTCTTCGCCTCCTGGAGCCTGCCGCTGATCGTCATGGCGATCATCCCGCTGGCGCTGGTCGGGGCCCTGCTGGGGCACTGGGCGCTGGGGCTCAACCTGACCATGCTCTCGCTGTTCGGGCTCTTCGGCCTCTCCGGCATCGTGGTCAACAACGCCATCATCCTGGTGGCCTTCTACCGCCACCAGCGCCAGAAAGGGCTGGCCATCGACACGGCCCTCAACGAGGCGGTGGTGCAGCGGGTGCGGGCCGTGCTGCTTACCTCGCTGACCACCATCGGCGGGCTGCTGCCGCTGCTCTTCGAGACCTCGCTGCAGGCCCAGTTCCTGATCCCCATGGCCGTCTCCATCGCCTTCGGTCTCGCCTTCTCGACCCTGCTCGTGCTGGCCGTGATCCCGGTGCTGCTGAGCTACCTCGAGCGGCTTCGCGAGCGCTTCGGGCACACGGGGCAGGAGGCCACGGCGCCCGGAAGCGGCTGA